In Shinella sp. XGS7, a single genomic region encodes these proteins:
- a CDS encoding glutathione S-transferase, producing the protein MNTSTPTPPPGTEPAAPPLRLPRLYTFRRCPYAMRARMALLQAGQAFEAVEVSLRDKPPSLLALSPKGTVPVLQLPDGRVIDESWDIMRWALLTAAPDAQAQAQAQWAQAQTPENLDLLQRNDGAFKRHLDRWKYPQRYVSEAGPLPQQHRDQAVELLLRPLEARLQGAPFLGGARPCASDWALFPFVRQFAAVDPAWFATLGLPALQAWLDGWLASPLFAACMHKLPAPGVHRFPPL; encoded by the coding sequence ATGAACACGTCGACACCGACACCACCCCCCGGCACCGAGCCCGCCGCGCCGCCGCTGCGGCTGCCTCGCCTCTACACCTTTCGCCGCTGCCCCTATGCCATGCGCGCGCGCATGGCCTTGCTGCAGGCTGGGCAGGCCTTCGAGGCGGTGGAGGTGAGCCTGCGCGACAAGCCGCCCAGCCTGCTGGCCCTGTCGCCCAAGGGCACGGTGCCGGTGCTGCAGCTGCCGGACGGCCGCGTGATCGACGAAAGCTGGGACATCATGCGCTGGGCCCTGCTGACGGCGGCGCCTGACGCCCAGGCCCAGGCCCAGGCCCAGTGGGCGCAGGCCCAGACGCCGGAGAACCTGGACCTGCTGCAGCGCAATGACGGCGCCTTCAAGCGGCATCTGGACCGCTGGAAGTACCCGCAGCGCTATGTGAGCGAAGCCGGGCCGCTGCCACAGCAGCACCGCGACCAGGCGGTGGAGCTGCTGCTGCGCCCGCTGGAGGCGCGGCTGCAGGGCGCGCCCTTTCTGGGCGGGGCCAGGCCTTGCGCCAGCGACTGGGCGCTGTTCCCCTTTGTGCGCCAGTTCGCCGCGGTGGACCCGGCCTGGTTTGCCACGCTGGGCCTGCCCGCGCTGCAGGCCTGGCTGGACGGCTGGCTGGCGTCCCCGCTGTTTGCGGCCTGCATGCACAAGCTGCCCGCGCCGGGCGTGCATCGCTTTCCGCCGCTGTGA